CGTCCGGAGGGCGGCTTCTACGTGGCCTCCCAGGTGCGCCGACGGATCTATCTGGTGGAAGCCGGCCAGGCGCCGCAGGTGGTGGCGGGCAGCGGAGAAATCGAAGGCGATACCTTCCGCGAGGTGCCGGGTCCCCAGACCGGCCTGACCCCGGTCGATCTGGCCTACGACGGCACGGCCCGCGTGCTGTGGCTGGCCCAGCGGCGCAGCCTGGAAGGCGATCGCTGGGTGCCCAACCGACTGTTCCGCCTGACGGCCGACGGCCAGTTCAATCAGGTGCCCCTGCCACCGGAGAATGCGCCGGAACACATCGCCAGCCTGGCGCTGGGACCGCAGGGAGACCTCTACGTGCTGCGCAGTGGCCAGCTGTTCCGGCGTGACGCGGCCTCGGGCAGCTGGACCCGGGAGGCGTCCGGACTCAAGGCCTCCTATGGCAAGCTGGCCGTGCGCGCGGACGGGGCGATCGCCGTGCCGGAGGACGACGCCGGGCGTGTGAGCGTGAAGCCGCCCGGCGGCAGCTTTGCCCCGATTCCCCCGCCGGAAGACCCGGCGCTGGTCCTCAAGGCCCCCGACACCGTCCGCTGGGGCGCGGATGGCACGCTCTACGTGGTGGACCGCGACCGCGGCCTGGTGCTGGCCCGGAATGCCGCCGGCGTCTGGCGCCACGTCGCCGGCAGCAACGAGACCAGTCAGAGCGGCGCAGACCGTCTGACCTTCAACAGCCCGGCCGGCGTGGTCTTCGACCCCACGGGACGCCTGCTGGTCTCCGAGGGCGCCGGCCACGCGATCAAGCGGGTGGAGGGCACCTCCCTGGAGGTGATCGCAGGGGGCGTCACGGGCAAGGGCGGCGGCGAGGGCCTGCGCAAGGACCTTCAGCTCCAGACGCCCGGCGCCATGCGTTACCGCGGCGAGGACCTGATCATCGCGGACCTGGGCAATCACCGCATCCTGTCGATCACCCCGACGGACCAGGTGCGCACTCTGGTGGGCCTGCCCCAGGCCACCATGCCAAGCGACCTGCCCCTGACGGTGGGAGGGGCCGCCGTCCCGGGTCGCGACTTCTCCCCGCCCCGCCCGATGGGGCTGGCCGTGGGGCCGGATGGCGCGGTCTATTTCAGCTCGATTCGCCTCAACCAGATCTACAAGTGGACCCCGGACGGCCAGGTGCGGGCGATCGCCGGCCGCGGCAATACCAACAAGGAGGCCCCCGCCGACAGCGCCGACGGGCCCGCCGGCGAGGTGGCCTTGGGCGCCCCCATGGGCCTGGCCTTCAAGCCCGGCGAACCGGACAACCTGTACTTCGCCGACTTCGCCAACTGCCGAGTCCGGCGCGTGGTCGGACTGTCGACGGCCACCCCGCAGGTCGAGACGGTGGCTGGACTCGGCCGCTTGCAGAGCATCCTCAAGCTGACCACCAACCCGACCGGCTGGGAGGCCCTGGAAAACGGCCTCAAGGCCACCGAGGTCCTGGTGGCCGTGCCCACGGAGGTGCTCTTCGATGCCAGCGGCACCATGTACCTGGCCGAAGGCGGCACCCGCAACCTCAAGCTGTTCCTGGAAGACGTCGAGGCGCTGAAGGGGGTTCAGCTGCCCAACAGCGAGGCGCGCCTGCGCACGATCACGGCGGACGGTCGCATCCAGACCCTGATGGGCCCGGGCGGCAAGCTCTATCCCGACCCGAAAGACCCCGAGTCCCTGGGACTACCGACCAACATGGCCTTCGACGCCCAGGGGCGACTGGCCATCGTCGACATCCGCTCGAACACCGTGCGAATCCTGCCGCGCGAGGCGCTCTGAGCGGGTTCGAGCGCCGATCAGATCTTCACCACGCCGCGGTAGGTGCCGAACACCTCGCGCAAGACGTGGCAGATCTCGCCGACCGTCGCATACACGCGCACGGCCTCGACCAGCGCCGGCATCAGGTTCTCGCTTCCGGCGGCCACCGCCCGCACCTGCGCCAGCGCCTGCGCCACCGCGGCCCCATCGCGCCGGGCCTTGAGGTCGGCCAGCTGCTGCTTCTGACGTTGCTCGCGGGTCGGGTCGTGGCGGTAGAGTTCGCCCAGGTCTTCCTGCTCGACCGTGAAGCGATTCACGCCCACCAGCGTGCGCTGCTTGCTGTCGACCTCGCGCTGATAGCGATAGGCCGCCTCGGCGATCTCCCCCTGCACCCAGCCTTGCTCGATCGCCGGCAGCACGCCGCCGAGCTCTTCGAGCTTGGCCATGTAAGTCCGGGCCTCGGCCTCGATCCGATCCGTCAGGCTTTCGATGTAATAGCTGCCGGCCAGCGGGTCGACCGTGTTGGCCACGCCGGACTCGAAGCCGATCAGCTGCTGGGTGCGCAGCGCCACCATGGCGCTCTGCTCGGTCGGCAGCGACAGGGCCTCGTCCATGGCGTTGGTGTGCAGCGACTGCGTGCCGCCCAGCACCGCCGCCAGCGCCTCGATGGTGGTGCGTACGACGTTGTTCATGGGCTGCTGGGCCGTCAGGCTGGCCCCGCTGGTCTGCGTGTGGAAGCGCAGCTGCAGGCTCTTGGGGTTCTTCGCGCCGAAGCGTTCCGCCATGATGCGGGCCCACAGGCGGCGGGCCGCCCGGAACTTGGCCACTTCCTCCAGCATGTCCATCTGGGCGCAGAAGAAGAAGGCCAGCTGGGGCGCGAAGTCATCGACGTCGAGTCCGCTGGCGATCGCCGCCTCGACATAGGTCACCGCGTTGGCGAGCGTGAAGGCCACCTCCTGCACGGCGGTGCAACCGGCCTCGCGCATGTGATAGCCGCTGATCGAGATGGTGTTCCACTTGGGGATGGCATCCTTGCAGTAGGCGAAGATGTCGGTGATCAGGCGCAGCGAGGGCTTGGGCGGGAAAATGTAGGTGTTGCGGGCGATGTATTCCTTGAGGATGTCGTTCTGGATCGTGCCCGAGATGACCGCGGGATCCACCCCCTGCTTTTCGGCCGCGACCTGATACATCGCGAGCAGGATCGCCGCCGGCGCGTTGATCGTCATCGAGGTGGTCACGCGGTCGAGCGGGATACCGGCCAGCAGGGTTTCCATGTCGGCCAGCGAGTCGATCGCCACCCCGGTCTTGCCCACCTCGCCCAACGCCATCGCGTCGTCACTGTCGTAGCCCATCTGGGTCGGCAGATCGAAGGCCACCGACAGCCCGGTCTGGCCCTGTTCCAGCAGGTAGCGGAAGCGGCTGTTGGTTTCCTCGGCCGTGCCGAAGCCGGCGTACTGGCGCATGGTCCACAGGCGACCGCGGTACATGGTGGGCTGGATGCCGCGGGTGAAGGGATACTGGCCCGGAAAGCCCAGCTGGTCGGCATAGGCGCTTTCGGGGGCGTCCAGCGGGGTGCAGAGCGGCTCGACCGCGAGACCCGAGAGCGTCTGGAGCGCCTCGGCGCGCTCGGGGGCCTTGCGCAACAGCGGCGCGTAGGTCTCCGCTTGCCAGCGCGCGCGCTCGGCTTGCAGGGCGGAGGGCATGGTCTCAGGGGGCATGGCGGGGTCTCCATCGACGGTCGCGCGGGCAGGTCGGCGACCAGCGTCGCGGGCGTGCCTCGTTGCACGCGTCGGCTGGCCATCGGCTGTCTTTATCTTACCATTCTCTTCCCTTAATACGCCCTTAGGCTCGAATCAGGCAGCTCGGACGGCTCGCCGGCCGATAAAGGCCGTGGGGGACCCGGTCCCCGATGCACCTGCGCCCCCGGAGGATGCCCGATGTTTCCCATCGCCGCCAGTTCGCCCCGCCTGTACTCCTGGCATCAGACCCGCAGCGTCACGCCGGCCTGGACGCCGGCCTATGCGCCGGACCAGTGGATCGCATCCGGGCCGCGCGGCGGCGGGCACGCGGCGCTCCTGATGCGCGGCGATCGCGGGGAAGGCGTGGCGACGCTGCAGCGGGCGCTGGCCCGCGCAGGCCACAGCCCCGGTGCGGCCGATGGCGTGTTCGGCCCCAACACGGAACGCGCCCTGCGTCAGTTCCAGCAGGCGCGCGGGCTGCGCGTCGATGGGCTGGCCGGCGAACAGGTGCGCCAGGCGCTGGCGATCGCCGCCTGGGGGGCTCCGCAGACCAGCTCGGCGCCGAAAGGGGCCGTCGACATGCCGCTCTCCGACGCCCAGATCGCCAAGGCTCTGAACATCCCGCTGATCAACGTGCAGCGCAACTGGCCGGCCCTCAAGCAGGCCCTGGCGCAAGCTGGCATCACGAGTCGCAACGACGCGCTGGCCCTGCTCGCGATCATGGGCCGCGAAAGCCACCTCACGCCGATCCTGGAGTGGGACAGCGGCTGGGCCTACCAGGGCCGGCGCGACCTGGGCAACACGCAACCGGGTGACGGCCCCCGCTACAAGGGCCGCGGCTACCTGCAGCTGACGGGTCGCGCCAACTACCGCCACTATGGCCGCCTGCTGGGGGTGGATCTGGAGGGCAGCCCGGATCTGGCCCTGCGGCCCGACATCGCCGCCCGCATCCTGGTGGCCTACTGGAAGGACCGCCAGCTGTCGACCTACACGGCCCGGCGCGACTGGCGCACCACCAACCTGAAGATCGCCGGCGAGGCCGACTGGGGCCTCGCCCCCATGATGAGCAACCTGCGCCGCCTGGAGTCCATGCTGGCCTGATCGCGACAATCACCGGAGCCCGGCCGACATCGCCGGCCCCGCGCGCGAGGCTGCGGGGCTGCGCGTCAGTCCGCTCGCAGCCCCGCAGCGCTCGCGCGCGATCAGCCCCCAGCCGCTCAGGCCGCCTGCGGCAGCTCGTGGCGCGCCCGGAAGTACGCCACCGTGTCGATCAGGCCCGCCTCCAGCGGCACCTGGGGACGCCAGTCGAGCGCGTGGCGCGCCCGCTCGATCGCCAGCCGACTGATCCGCACGTCGCCGGCCCGCCGGGGCCCGCGGCCCGGCGACAGGCCGGTGCCGAGCTGATGCTCGATCGCCTGGTATAGTGCGTTGACGGTGGTCGTCTGGCCGGAGCCGATGTTGTAAGTGCCGCCGCTGCCTTCGGCGATCGCCTGCAGGTGCGCGCGCGCCACGTCCTCCACGTGGATGTAATCCTTGCGTTGCTCGCCGTCCCAATGGATCACCGGCGCCTCGCCAGCGAGCAGCTTCTCGATGAAGATCGCCACCACGCCGGCCTCACCGTCGGCGGCCTGGCGCGGGCCATAGACGTTGGCGTAGCGCAGGATCGTGAAGTCGATGCCGCAGGCGCGCTGGAAGTAACGCACGTACTGCTCGCCCGCCAGCTTGGAGATGCCATACGGGCTGAGCGGCGCCAGGGGGGCATCCTCGGGCGTGGGAATCAGCGGGCAATCGCCGTAGACCGTCCCACCCGACGAGGCGAAGATAAGCTTGCGCACGCCCTGCGCCACGCTGGCCTGCAGCACGTGCAGCAGGCCCAGCACGTTGGTGCGGGCATCCGCCACCGGGTCCTGGCTGGAGGCACTGACGCTCATCTGGGCCGCATGGTGACTGACGACATCCGGCCGAAAGGCGCTGAAGGCCGCCGTGAGGCCGGCGCGATCGCAGATGTCGACGCGAAAGAACGGAACGCGGTCGAGCATGCCGGCCAGATTCTCGCGTCGGCCGCGGGACATGTCGTCCAGCACGGCCACGGTGTGGCCAGCCCGCAGGTGATGTTCGACCAGGTGTGAGCCGATGAAACCGGCGCCGCCGGTGATCAGGATGCGCATCGTGAGGCCTCCGCTGACAATCCGAGACGCCTTCATCCTGCGGGCGATCAAGGCGAGCGGCCAGGGCCGTTTTGGCCGAGACGCTTCGGCCAGGCTCGTTTGAGCGTCGCGATCAGCTGCGCGACACGAGGAATACGCCGGTGATGATCAGCAAGACCCCGCCCCAGCGCGTCAGGCTGACCGTCTCCCCCAGGAAGGTGGCGGCCACCAGCAGGATCAGGACCTGGTTGAGCGCCAGGATCGGGTAGGCCCAGGAAAGCGGCACGCGCGTGAGCACCATGATCCAGGTCACGGCCCCCAGCGCATAGAAGGCCAGCCCGCCGATCAGGTAGGGGTTGGTGGCCGCGGCCCAGGCGATCGCGGTGGCGCGCCCGGCGTCCTCGACCCCGACCTGCCCGAGCTGGCGGGCCCCCACCTTGAGCACGTACTGGCCCGCCACCGAGAGCAGGATCGAGGTGAGGATCAGGGCAAAGGATTGCAAGGCGGCGGCTCCCGGAACCAACGGATACCGTGACCAGCGTAGACCGCCGGAAGGGCCCTGCGCGGTGATCAGTAGCCGGGACGCCGCACCAGCTCGACGAGGGTTCGCAGCAGGATGCGCAGGTCAAGCCCCAGGCTCCAGTGCTGGATGTACCAGAGGTCGCAGCGCGTGCGTGCCTCGATGCTGACATCCCCGCGCAGCCCGTTCACCTGCGCCCAGCCCGTCAGGCCGCCACGCATGCGATGGCGCTCCGCGTAGCGAGGAATCCGCGCCGCAAAGCGCGCCACGAAGTAAGGGCGCTCCGGCCGTGGGCCCACCAGGCTCATGTCGCCGCGCAGGACGTTCCAGAGCTGCGGCAGCTCATCCAGGCTGTAACGCCGCAGCCAGGCGCCCAGGCGGGTCGCGCGGCGATCGCCGCGGATCGCCCAGACCGGGCCGTCCGGCTCGGCGTCGGGCGGCATGGTGCGCAGCTTGTAGAGCGTGAATTCACCCCCGTCGCGCCCGACCCGGGTCTGTCGGTAAAAGGCCGGCCCGGCCGAATCGAGCCGCACGAGCACGGCCAGCAGGGCGATCAAGGGCGCCCCGGGCAGCAAGGCCAGACTGGCCAGTCCCAGATCCAGGCCGCGCTTGAGGGCGCGCTGATGCCAGGCCAAGCCGGCCGGCCCGACGCGGGGCCGCGGCGCGTCGCCGGCGGACGGGCCGACGAGCGAGAGCGAGGCGCTCAGCGGAAGGGGCGACCAGGTCACGCGTCCCGCGCCTCCGCTTCCGGGGGAATCACCAGCTCGCCACGCGGAACGCCGGCCTGAAACTGGGCATACAGGGACGTCGCCAGCTGCTGAATGCGAGCGGCGAAACGGGCCTCGTCAAAGCGAGCAGCGTGCGCCCGCAAGACGGCCGGATCGAAGCGATGCGCCGACAGGCGGGCGATCGCCTCGGCCATGGCCGTGGGCGTCTGTTCCGCAAACAGCAAGCCGGTCACCCCATCCACCACCGTTTCGGTCGCACCGCCGACCCCATAGGCCACCACCGGCGTCCCGCAGGCCATCGCCTCCAGCGGCGTCAGGCCGAAGTCTTCCAGCCCGGGAAACAGCAAGGCGCGCGCGCTGGCCAGCTCGCGTCCCAGCGCGGCATCCGGCAGGGCGCCCAGAAAGGTCACGTCCGGCCCGGCCTGGGCCTTGAGGGCCTGATGGAGCGGGCCTTCCCCGACCACCCGCAAGGGCAGCCCCGCCTGACGGGCCGCGGCGATCGCCAGGTCGATGCGCTTGTACGGCACCAGGCGTGAGACCACCAGCAGGTGTTCGCCGCGCTCAAGCGAGCCCGGGGTGGGCCAG
This is a stretch of genomic DNA from Candidatus Sericytochromatia bacterium. It encodes these proteins:
- a CDS encoding methylmalonyl-CoA mutase family protein, with translation MPSALQAERARWQAETYAPLLRKAPERAEALQTLSGLAVEPLCTPLDAPESAYADQLGFPGQYPFTRGIQPTMYRGRLWTMRQYAGFGTAEETNSRFRYLLEQGQTGLSVAFDLPTQMGYDSDDAMALGEVGKTGVAIDSLADMETLLAGIPLDRVTTSMTINAPAAILLAMYQVAAEKQGVDPAVISGTIQNDILKEYIARNTYIFPPKPSLRLITDIFAYCKDAIPKWNTISISGYHMREAGCTAVQEVAFTLANAVTYVEAAIASGLDVDDFAPQLAFFFCAQMDMLEEVAKFRAARRLWARIMAERFGAKNPKSLQLRFHTQTSGASLTAQQPMNNVVRTTIEALAAVLGGTQSLHTNAMDEALSLPTEQSAMVALRTQQLIGFESGVANTVDPLAGSYYIESLTDRIEAEARTYMAKLEELGGVLPAIEQGWVQGEIAEAAYRYQREVDSKQRTLVGVNRFTVEQEDLGELYRHDPTREQRQKQQLADLKARRDGAAVAQALAQVRAVAAGSENLMPALVEAVRVYATVGEICHVLREVFGTYRGVVKI
- a CDS encoding peptidoglycan-binding protein; the protein is MFPIAASSPRLYSWHQTRSVTPAWTPAYAPDQWIASGPRGGGHAALLMRGDRGEGVATLQRALARAGHSPGAADGVFGPNTERALRQFQQARGLRVDGLAGEQVRQALAIAAWGAPQTSSAPKGAVDMPLSDAQIAKALNIPLINVQRNWPALKQALAQAGITSRNDALALLAIMGRESHLTPILEWDSGWAYQGRRDLGNTQPGDGPRYKGRGYLQLTGRANYRHYGRLLGVDLEGSPDLALRPDIAARILVAYWKDRQLSTYTARRDWRTTNLKIAGEADWGLAPMMSNLRRLESMLA
- a CDS encoding NAD-dependent epimerase/dehydratase family protein is translated as MRILITGGAGFIGSHLVEHHLRAGHTVAVLDDMSRGRRENLAGMLDRVPFFRVDICDRAGLTAAFSAFRPDVVSHHAAQMSVSASSQDPVADARTNVLGLLHVLQASVAQGVRKLIFASSGGTVYGDCPLIPTPEDAPLAPLSPYGISKLAGEQYVRYFQRACGIDFTILRYANVYGPRQAADGEAGVVAIFIEKLLAGEAPVIHWDGEQRKDYIHVEDVARAHLQAIAEGSGGTYNIGSGQTTTVNALYQAIEHQLGTGLSPGRGPRRAGDVRISRLAIERARHALDWRPQVPLEAGLIDTVAYFRARHELPQAA
- a CDS encoding EamA family transporter — encoded protein: MQSFALILTSILLSVAGQYVLKVGARQLGQVGVEDAGRATAIAWAAATNPYLIGGLAFYALGAVTWIMVLTRVPLSWAYPILALNQVLILLVAATFLGETVSLTRWGGVLLIITGVFLVSRS
- a CDS encoding exopolysaccharide biosynthesis polyprenyl glycosylphosphotransferase, which codes for MTWSPLPLSASLSLVGPSAGDAPRPRVGPAGLAWHQRALKRGLDLGLASLALLPGAPLIALLAVLVRLDSAGPAFYRQTRVGRDGGEFTLYKLRTMPPDAEPDGPVWAIRGDRRATRLGAWLRRYSLDELPQLWNVLRGDMSLVGPRPERPYFVARFAARIPRYAERHRMRGGLTGWAQVNGLRGDVSIEARTRCDLWYIQHWSLGLDLRILLRTLVELVRRPGY
- a CDS encoding glycosyltransferase, producing MKVALVHEWLTTFGGSERVLLALHRLWPEAPVFTSVYDPSRLPPDFQRLDVRTSFLQRVPGARRRHQACLPLLPLAFEELDLRGYDLVVTSHHACAKGVIVDADALHLAYVHTPMRYAWDMTHAYQATLPTWQRVLAAPLLSYLRAWDVASSLRVDHYVANSQWVARRIEKTWRRAATVVPPPIRLVDWPTPGSLERGEHLLVVSRLVPYKRIDLAIAAARQAGLPLRVVGEGPLHQALKAQAGPDVTFLGALPDAALGRELASARALLFPGLEDFGLTPLEAMACGTPVVAYGVGGATETVVDGVTGLLFAEQTPTAMAEAIARLSAHRFDPAVLRAHAARFDEARFAARIQQLATSLYAQFQAGVPRGELVIPPEAEARDA